From Polynucleobacter sp. JS-JIR-II-b4, a single genomic window includes:
- a CDS encoding tripartite tricarboxylate transporter substrate binding protein — translation MFKKLIKNIVISAVVVPAVVPVFAGAAWAAYPDKPIKMMIGYAPGSSTDIVGRMIANDLSIALKQPIIVENRGGAAGSLAADAVAKSAPDGYTILFAQNGLAINVAANPKLPFNGQKDLLPVVGVAATPHILIVNNNSPAKSVADLMAMLKAEPGKLSFGSSGIGNSDHMAGELFLATTGLQAIHIPYKGGSPAATDLMGGQIDFYFAGMPVGLPLYKGDKVRALAVTSKNRFSGAPELVTIQEAGVKGYEMALWQGVFVPAKTPQGVIKELNNSILKILETPEMKDRFQKAGVQIAPMNTQQFSDLYFSDIARWKTVIEKAKIKLD, via the coding sequence ATGTTTAAAAAACTAATAAAAAACATAGTAATAAGTGCGGTAGTTGTTCCGGCGGTTGTTCCAGTATTTGCGGGGGCAGCTTGGGCTGCCTACCCTGATAAACCGATCAAGATGATGATTGGTTATGCGCCAGGAAGCTCTACTGATATTGTCGGCAGGATGATTGCCAATGATCTCAGCATTGCTTTAAAGCAGCCTATTATTGTTGAGAATCGTGGCGGCGCAGCAGGAAGCTTAGCAGCGGATGCGGTAGCAAAAAGCGCCCCTGATGGCTACACCATCTTGTTCGCACAAAATGGCCTGGCTATTAATGTGGCAGCCAATCCAAAACTGCCGTTCAATGGCCAAAAAGATTTATTGCCGGTCGTTGGGGTCGCGGCAACCCCTCATATTCTGATTGTCAATAACAACTCACCAGCCAAGAGTGTTGCAGATTTAATGGCAATGCTTAAAGCCGAGCCAGGTAAATTGAGTTTTGGCTCTTCAGGAATTGGTAATTCAGATCATATGGCTGGCGAATTATTTTTAGCTACTACTGGATTGCAGGCGATTCATATTCCGTATAAAGGTGGATCACCTGCTGCTACAGACTTGATGGGTGGGCAGATCGACTTTTATTTCGCAGGCATGCCAGTAGGCCTCCCTTTGTATAAAGGCGACAAGGTGAGGGCGCTGGCTGTCACTAGTAAAAATCGTTTCAGTGGCGCTCCAGAGTTGGTAACGATTCAGGAGGCGGGAGTTAAGGGTTACGAGATGGCTTTGTGGCAGGGAGTCTTTGTGCCTGCCAAAACGCCTCAAGGCGTTATCAAGGAGCTGAATAACTCTATTTTGAAGATCCTAGAAACCCCTGAGATGAAAGATCGCTTTCAAAAGGCTGGAGTACAAATTGCCCCAATGAATACTCAGCAATTCTCAGACCTGTATTTTTCAGACATTGCTCGATGGAAAACAGTAATTGAAAAGGCCAAAATTAAGTTAGATTAA
- a CDS encoding Ldh family oxidoreductase codes for MNYLSITDAERFISSALQAEKVPASDADIIASLMVQSDLVGADGHGIFRLPAYLKRIRAGGVNLNPNIHIEREQGATALINGDNALGHLVMNRAVDLAIEKVKQHSVCWIGSHYGNHSGAASVYVRKLAEQGYIGIYMAVGNANHMAPWGGIDLLLSTNPIAIAVPAGDGPTVLLDIATTVAAYGKVKVAAQKGESIPDDWMIDRQGKPITDPKKSAEGSLLPIGGYKGYGLAVMIGLLAGALNNAAVGKGTIDFNAHHDLVTNTGQTIIAVDPSAFGNTEEFIKRVIALVNDLKNSSTLPGVKEIRVPGEGAAKTMAERSERGIPVSPELLEALNACAQECGIPALTF; via the coding sequence ATGAACTATTTATCTATAACTGATGCAGAGCGTTTTATCTCGAGCGCACTTCAAGCAGAGAAAGTTCCTGCAAGTGATGCAGACATCATTGCCAGTCTGATGGTGCAGTCTGATCTCGTTGGTGCGGATGGTCATGGCATTTTCCGTTTGCCGGCTTATTTAAAAAGAATTCGGGCTGGTGGCGTGAATTTGAATCCCAATATTCATATTGAGCGTGAGCAGGGTGCAACTGCGTTAATTAATGGTGATAATGCCTTAGGGCACTTGGTCATGAATAGAGCCGTAGACCTCGCTATCGAAAAAGTGAAGCAGCACAGCGTATGTTGGATTGGTAGTCACTACGGCAATCATTCAGGCGCCGCTTCGGTATATGTTCGTAAGTTAGCGGAGCAGGGCTACATTGGTATTTATATGGCTGTTGGTAATGCAAATCATATGGCGCCATGGGGCGGCATTGACTTATTGTTATCAACCAATCCAATTGCGATTGCGGTGCCAGCAGGCGATGGGCCAACAGTGCTTTTGGATATTGCAACTACTGTAGCGGCCTACGGAAAAGTAAAAGTAGCTGCGCAAAAGGGTGAGTCCATTCCAGACGATTGGATGATTGATCGCCAGGGCAAGCCAATAACGGATCCTAAAAAATCTGCCGAAGGATCTTTATTGCCCATTGGTGGATATAAGGGTTATGGCTTAGCAGTCATGATTGGCTTGCTTGCAGGCGCACTTAATAATGCAGCAGTTGGCAAGGGCACAATTGATTTCAATGCTCACCACGACTTGGTTACAAATACGGGGCAAACGATTATTGCAGTCGATCCAAGTGCATTTGGTAACACGGAAGAGTTTATTAAAAGAGTAATTGCTTTAGTGAACGATTTAAAAAATTCGTCAACATTGCCTGGCGTTAAAGAGATTCGTGTGCCAGGTGAAGGCGCAGCAAAAACAATGGCAGAGAGAAGTGAAAGGGGTATCCCTGTCTCGCCCGAGCTGCTAGAGGCATTGAATGCTTGCGCTCAGGAATGCGGCATCCCCGCTTTAACGTTTTAA
- a CDS encoding GntR family transcriptional regulator, producing MSERSPLYKSLAKTLEQRIYNGDWPVGSVLPAEADLCRDFQSSRHTLRHALQILEANGLIYRHQGAPTKVVSRQRLRRFTQSYNSPIDILSYSRDTYRQNIVEEFIELDKSLSQIVGAPIGSSWYHIGGIRKRQQAEEVIAWTDIYILPQFASLTKDPEHTQVMVYEQIEEKYGARIERAEVDVYASQVSPEIAEKLHIKPDTACLVIIRRYFDDQDKLFEVTVTHHPENKYVYSMEFKASSEA from the coding sequence TTGAGTGAACGATCACCGTTATATAAGTCTCTAGCCAAAACGCTAGAGCAGCGTATTTATAACGGTGATTGGCCAGTGGGATCCGTCTTGCCTGCCGAGGCGGATCTTTGTCGGGATTTTCAGTCTAGTCGGCATACATTGCGGCATGCACTACAAATTCTGGAAGCTAATGGCCTGATTTATCGCCATCAAGGCGCGCCTACAAAGGTGGTGTCTAGACAGCGCTTACGCCGTTTCACCCAAAGCTATAACTCTCCAATTGATATTCTGAGTTATTCACGGGATACCTATCGTCAGAACATAGTCGAAGAATTCATTGAGCTAGATAAGTCTCTAAGTCAGATTGTTGGCGCACCGATTGGATCATCTTGGTATCACATTGGCGGAATTCGAAAGCGCCAACAGGCAGAGGAGGTCATAGCCTGGACGGATATTTATATATTGCCCCAGTTTGCTTCGTTGACAAAAGATCCAGAACATACCCAGGTAATGGTGTACGAGCAGATTGAGGAAAAATATGGCGCTCGTATCGAGAGGGCGGAGGTAGATGTATATGCTTCTCAAGTGTCGCCAGAAATTGCGGAAAAACTCCACATCAAGCCTGACACTGCATGTCTAGTCATTATTCGCCGCTATTTTGATGACCAGGATAAATTATTTGAAGTGACAGTAACGCATCATCCGGAGAATAAATATGTTTACAGCATGGAATTTAAAGCGAGCTCAGAGGCTTAA
- a CDS encoding SMP-30/gluconolactonase/LRE family protein, which yields MTMHNPFQPVEKIKTEVFSTMPEKFRKKSRTGWSDPNRQGAEVECFLEGPSFDREGNLWFVDIPFGRIFRIDTKGEWELITQYDGWPNGMKFHKDGRAFICDYKAGLLALDPKTGKIETILGSMYSENFKGLNDLHFASNGDLYFTDQGQTGIADPTGRVFRLRANGQLDRLALNVPSPNGITLNTQEKHVFVAATRSQQIWRLPLMADGSVSKTGVAIQLTGGVAGPDGIEMDSENGLLVCHLGIGIWRFDNNMLPTHLIYSENPHHHHLANMCFGGADGKDLYITESLSGDILKARLPVAGKKMFGLS from the coding sequence ATGACGATGCATAACCCTTTCCAGCCCGTTGAGAAAATTAAAACGGAAGTGTTTTCAACCATGCCAGAGAAGTTTCGCAAAAAATCCCGTACCGGATGGTCCGATCCTAATCGTCAAGGTGCAGAGGTTGAGTGCTTTTTAGAGGGGCCTTCATTCGATCGTGAAGGTAATTTATGGTTTGTTGACATTCCCTTTGGCCGCATTTTCCGCATTGACACCAAGGGCGAGTGGGAGCTGATTACTCAATATGATGGTTGGCCAAACGGTATGAAGTTTCATAAAGATGGTCGTGCTTTTATTTGCGACTACAAAGCAGGTTTGCTAGCGCTAGATCCAAAAACTGGAAAAATTGAAACCATTTTGGGATCAATGTATAGCGAAAACTTTAAAGGCTTGAACGATCTTCACTTTGCCTCGAATGGCGATTTGTATTTCACAGATCAAGGTCAGACCGGTATTGCCGATCCAACTGGTCGCGTGTTTAGATTGCGTGCCAATGGTCAATTAGATCGTTTGGCGCTTAATGTGCCAAGCCCAAACGGCATTACTTTGAATACTCAAGAAAAGCATGTATTCGTAGCGGCCACTAGATCTCAGCAAATCTGGAGATTGCCTTTGATGGCTGACGGCTCCGTTTCCAAGACAGGTGTAGCGATACAGTTAACGGGTGGCGTGGCAGGTCCAGATGGTATTGAAATGGACTCAGAAAATGGTTTGTTGGTATGTCACCTTGGTATTGGAATCTGGAGATTTGATAACAATATGCTGCCAACCCACTTGATCTACTCTGAGAACCCACATCACCATCATTTGGCTAATATGTGTTTTGGTGGAGCGGACGGAAAAGATCTCTACATTACCGAGTCTTTATCTGGCGATATTCTAAAAGCACGTTTGCCAGTTGCTGGTAAAAAAATGTTTGGACTTTCTTAA
- a CDS encoding 3-hydroxyacyl-CoA dehydrogenase family protein, translated as MKSVAVIGTGIMGAGIAAGFIAQNIPVVILGRSKDKADACLDKAISLAKKIGMVGDNATKDDADIKKQQFIGVLEDWQDWNQFSWVIETVAENLELKQKVFQHLDQVVPADIPIGSNSSGFPISKIAEGLKTANRMMGAHYFMPAEVVPLVEIVMGQKTELKYAEQACELYRAIEKKPVLVKKDIPGFLANRIQHALMREALSLVQEGIATPADIDDAVRYSFGFRYAAVGPMTQKEISGWDGMANAAKEIYPSLSNITALPPKVVQLMADGKTGMKAGEGFRKWTPEEIKTVSDSYSRRLKAAFDVLNIE; from the coding sequence ATGAAATCTGTAGCTGTTATTGGAACTGGAATCATGGGTGCTGGCATTGCAGCCGGCTTTATTGCCCAAAACATACCCGTAGTCATTCTGGGGAGATCAAAAGACAAGGCTGACGCCTGCTTAGATAAAGCTATCAGCCTTGCCAAAAAAATAGGTATGGTTGGAGACAACGCCACTAAAGATGACGCTGACATTAAGAAGCAGCAATTCATTGGCGTCCTAGAGGATTGGCAGGACTGGAATCAATTCTCCTGGGTGATTGAGACTGTTGCCGAGAACTTAGAACTAAAACAAAAAGTTTTCCAACACCTTGATCAAGTGGTGCCGGCAGATATTCCTATTGGCAGCAATAGCTCGGGCTTCCCCATCAGTAAAATTGCAGAAGGCCTCAAAACAGCAAACCGCATGATGGGTGCGCACTATTTCATGCCAGCAGAAGTTGTCCCCCTAGTTGAGATTGTCATGGGACAAAAAACAGAACTTAAATATGCGGAGCAAGCTTGCGAGCTTTATAGGGCCATCGAAAAGAAGCCTGTCCTGGTAAAGAAGGATATTCCCGGATTTTTAGCGAACCGTATTCAACACGCCTTGATGAGAGAAGCGCTCTCGCTCGTACAAGAGGGAATTGCTACGCCAGCTGATATTGATGATGCCGTGAGGTATAGCTTTGGCTTCCGTTACGCCGCTGTAGGCCCAATGACACAGAAGGAAATTTCAGGCTGGGATGGAATGGCAAATGCCGCTAAGGAAATTTATCCATCGCTTTCTAATATCACTGCCCTACCTCCAAAAGTAGTTCAGCTCATGGCTGATGGAAAAACAGGCATGAAAGCTGGGGAAGGATTTAGGAAGTGGACCCCAGAAGAAATCAAAACCGTTTCCGACTCATACTCCCGTAGACTGAAAGCTGCTTTTGACGTTCTTAATATTGAATGA
- a CDS encoding UxaA family hydrolase: MIEISEKKLAGPIIRLHPNDNIVVARVDVGIGAEVPSENFTSRSQVPAGYKIATKKILKGEPILKYNVTVGFANTDIEPGTMVHSHNTEFREFDRDYAYASEYKPTQLLPEDQRATFQGYVRPNGKVGTRNFIGILSTVNCSATVVNKIADWFTPERLKDFPNVDGVVAFSHDIGCGMEMSGEPMQLLRRTMAGYARHPNLAAALIVGLGCERNQLKGLMEQEDLAKGNTLHTFIMQESGGTRKTIEAGIEAVKALLPAANQVKRQTVSASHLTVGLQCGGSDGFSSITANPALGAAIDILSRHGGTGILSETPEIYGVEHTLTRRAVSKEVGEKLIKRIRWWKDEYSVGRDVQINGQVSPGNQIGGLANIFEKSLGSSMKGGTGPLMEVYKYAEPVSTKGFVFMDTPGFDPVSATGQIAGGANLIAFTTGRGSMFGSKPAPCIKLATNTPMYQRLTEDMDINCGEILDGTVSVQEMGQRIFELFLRTASGEASKSELLGLGDYEFVPWQIGVMS; this comes from the coding sequence ATGATTGAAATCTCTGAAAAAAAACTGGCTGGCCCTATTATTCGCCTGCATCCTAATGACAATATTGTGGTCGCACGGGTTGATGTTGGAATTGGTGCTGAAGTTCCTAGCGAGAACTTTACAAGTCGCAGCCAAGTGCCTGCTGGCTACAAAATTGCTACCAAAAAGATCCTCAAGGGCGAGCCAATTCTGAAATACAACGTCACGGTAGGTTTTGCGAATACCGACATTGAACCCGGCACGATGGTACATAGCCACAATACCGAGTTCCGTGAGTTTGATCGTGACTATGCTTATGCAAGCGAATATAAGCCGACCCAATTATTACCTGAAGATCAGCGCGCTACATTTCAGGGTTATGTCAGACCCAATGGAAAAGTAGGAACACGTAATTTCATCGGCATTCTATCGACAGTAAACTGCTCAGCAACCGTTGTGAACAAAATTGCAGACTGGTTTACCCCCGAAAGATTGAAAGATTTTCCTAATGTAGATGGAGTCGTAGCATTTAGTCATGACATCGGCTGTGGCATGGAGATGAGTGGTGAGCCGATGCAATTGCTTCGCCGTACTATGGCTGGATATGCTCGTCATCCCAATCTAGCGGCCGCTCTAATTGTGGGTCTTGGTTGCGAGCGCAATCAATTAAAAGGTTTGATGGAGCAGGAAGACCTGGCCAAAGGCAATACTCTGCATACCTTCATCATGCAAGAATCGGGCGGCACGCGCAAAACTATTGAGGCTGGCATCGAGGCTGTCAAAGCACTTTTGCCTGCAGCCAATCAAGTAAAACGGCAAACGGTATCTGCAAGCCACCTGACGGTTGGCTTGCAGTGTGGTGGTTCCGATGGCTTTTCATCAATTACAGCCAATCCTGCACTAGGTGCCGCGATTGATATTTTGTCGCGTCATGGTGGCACTGGAATTCTTTCAGAAACACCAGAAATCTATGGCGTGGAACATACTCTCACCCGCCGTGCTGTTAGCAAAGAAGTGGGCGAAAAACTCATTAAGCGAATTCGCTGGTGGAAGGATGAATACTCTGTTGGTAGAGATGTGCAAATTAACGGGCAAGTAAGTCCCGGCAATCAAATTGGTGGTTTAGCGAATATTTTTGAGAAATCTTTAGGCTCCTCCATGAAGGGTGGCACTGGTCCTCTAATGGAAGTCTATAAGTACGCAGAGCCAGTGAGCACTAAAGGCTTTGTATTTATGGATACCCCGGGATTTGACCCCGTATCCGCCACTGGCCAGATCGCTGGCGGCGCTAATCTGATTGCCTTTACCACCGGCCGTGGATCCATGTTCGGCTCTAAGCCTGCTCCCTGCATCAAACTGGCCACCAATACACCAATGTATCAGCGCCTTACTGAAGATATGGACATTAATTGCGGTGAGATTTTGGATGGCACTGTCTCCGTTCAGGAGATGGGTCAGCGGATATTTGAGCTATTCCTGCGTACTGCTTCCGGGGAGGCCTCCAAAAGCGAACTTCTTGGCCTGGGAGACTATGAATTTGTTCCATGGCAAATTGGGGTAATGAGCTAA
- a CDS encoding DnaJ C-terminal domain-containing protein, which translates to MKFRDYYETLGVARGATEAEIKSAYRKMARKFHPDVNKEPGAEEQFKQIGEAYAVLKDTEKRAAYDRFGENWKNGQDFTPPPNWNEGFEYSDDGFGGGHPGYGGGFEGDQSEFFESLFGRGKHRQGGRGGNPRQGMNFKGQDHHAKILIDLADAYNGAKRTIALHMPVQDASGHVSTQERKLDVSIPKGIKAGQNLRLSGQGGPGVGEGPAGDLYLEIEFHPNAIYRVEGKDVFIDIPLAPWEAALGTTVNVPTPAGSTLELKIPAGTVAGRKMRLKGKGIPSSEPGDLYAVPSIALPPADNESQKEAYQAFEKAFDFNPRTHLKG; encoded by the coding sequence ATGAAATTTAGGGATTACTACGAAACTCTTGGCGTAGCTCGTGGCGCCACTGAAGCTGAGATTAAATCAGCCTATCGCAAGATGGCGCGCAAGTTCCATCCGGATGTTAATAAAGAGCCTGGTGCTGAAGAACAGTTCAAGCAAATCGGCGAAGCTTATGCCGTATTAAAGGACACTGAGAAACGCGCAGCCTACGATCGCTTTGGCGAGAACTGGAAAAACGGTCAAGACTTTACTCCTCCGCCAAATTGGAATGAAGGCTTTGAATATTCTGATGACGGCTTTGGCGGTGGTCATCCAGGTTACGGTGGCGGTTTTGAAGGTGATCAAAGCGAGTTCTTTGAATCTCTGTTTGGTCGCGGCAAACATCGCCAAGGTGGTCGTGGTGGCAATCCTCGACAGGGTATGAATTTCAAAGGCCAAGATCATCACGCCAAAATTTTGATTGATCTCGCTGATGCATATAACGGAGCTAAGCGCACTATTGCATTACATATGCCCGTGCAAGATGCGAGCGGCCACGTCAGCACCCAAGAACGCAAGTTAGATGTCAGCATTCCTAAAGGCATTAAGGCCGGACAAAATTTGCGACTCTCCGGACAAGGTGGTCCTGGTGTTGGCGAGGGCCCTGCTGGTGACCTCTATCTCGAAATTGAATTTCATCCTAACGCTATTTATCGCGTAGAAGGCAAAGACGTCTTCATCGATATTCCTTTGGCACCATGGGAAGCGGCACTCGGTACTACCGTCAACGTCCCCACTCCTGCAGGCAGCACTTTAGAATTGAAGATCCCCGCAGGAACTGTTGCTGGTCGAAAGATGCGCCTTAAAGGTAAAGGCATACCAAGTTCAGAGCCAGGTGATTTATATGCGGTACCTTCTATCGCCTTGCCTCCTGCTGATAATGAATCACAAAAAGAAGCTTATCAAGCCTTTGAGAAGGCTTTTGATTTCAACCCTAGAACACACTTGAAGGGATGA
- a CDS encoding chaperone modulator CbpM: MTQTNITWIEGAVVENEVHMTIVELSHASRTPEELIMTWVSEGVLSPAGSSPQDWRFSGDSLRRAKTAAHLTHDLELNVPGVALALDLLDEIAQLRARLPRD, translated from the coding sequence ATGACACAAACTAATATCACTTGGATTGAAGGTGCTGTTGTGGAGAATGAGGTGCACATGACCATTGTTGAACTCTCTCATGCCTCACGCACACCTGAAGAACTCATCATGACCTGGGTATCCGAAGGCGTTTTAAGTCCAGCTGGCTCTTCACCTCAGGATTGGCGCTTTAGTGGCGACTCTTTGCGAAGAGCAAAAACCGCAGCACACCTCACCCATGATCTTGAATTAAATGTGCCTGGGGTTGCCTTGGCGCTAGACCTGCTTGATGAAATCGCCCAGTTGCGCGCTCGTTTACCGCGCGACTAG
- a CDS encoding ATP-binding cassette domain-containing protein, which translates to MALIVLTDAKLAFGHVDLLANTAFSLESGERVGLIGRNGTGKSSLLKILAGIEKMDDGLLQYQQGLRIAYVPQEPIFEAEETVFEAVSKGVAQAKALREEYEALSVGEWDDASHDRLDEVQSQLEALSGWNWEQRVYETLDRLHLEADLKINTLSGGTKKRVALARALVEMPDVLLLDEPTNHLDLDSIAWLEELLKEYQGSVILITHDRAFLDNVCTQIVELDRGILRSYPGNFTQYEVLKEQELNSESLANARADKLLAQEEVWIRKGVEARRTRSVARIARLEKLRSSRAERRDAMGQVKLAVSAGDRSGKIVADLQNVSKTYDRPIVKDFTATILRGDKVGLLGPNGAGKTTLLKLILGTIAPDSGTATMGTRIEVAYFDQMREGLDLNASLEDYISPGSEWIEINGNKKHVKSYLSDFLFAPERTNSPVSTLSGGERNRLLLARLFARPANVLVLDEPTNDLDIDTLDLLEQLLQDYKGTVFLVSHDRYFLDNVVTSIIANEGDGFWREYEGGYEDWKIQKARSDKIRAANGNANTKTVDKVEVKAEAKVEVKTEVKPVAKSGVQKLNGKERQELEVLPLQIETLETEQADIGIAMSNPDLYKNEPELAASMQARLSEITADLDQKLQRWEQLLSRSES; encoded by the coding sequence ATGGCTTTAATCGTACTCACTGATGCAAAACTGGCTTTTGGCCACGTTGACCTCCTCGCAAACACCGCTTTTTCACTGGAATCCGGTGAACGTGTTGGCTTAATTGGCCGCAATGGCACTGGTAAATCTTCCTTGTTGAAGATATTGGCCGGTATAGAAAAAATGGATGATGGCCTGTTGCAATATCAGCAAGGTCTCAGAATTGCTTATGTTCCTCAAGAGCCTATATTTGAGGCAGAAGAGACTGTCTTCGAGGCGGTATCCAAAGGCGTTGCTCAAGCTAAGGCTTTGCGCGAGGAATATGAGGCTCTCAGCGTTGGTGAGTGGGATGATGCTTCCCATGATCGACTTGACGAAGTGCAGTCGCAATTAGAGGCTTTGAGTGGATGGAATTGGGAGCAGCGTGTTTATGAAACATTAGATCGTTTGCACTTAGAGGCTGATCTCAAAATTAATACGCTTTCTGGCGGTACTAAGAAACGGGTTGCCTTAGCGCGTGCTTTAGTTGAGATGCCTGACGTACTCCTACTTGATGAGCCAACCAACCATTTGGATTTGGATTCGATTGCATGGTTAGAGGAATTGCTCAAAGAGTATCAAGGCTCAGTAATTTTGATTACCCATGATCGCGCCTTCTTGGATAACGTCTGCACCCAGATTGTTGAGCTCGATCGCGGTATTTTGCGCAGTTACCCTGGTAACTTTACGCAATATGAAGTTTTAAAAGAACAAGAACTGAATTCTGAATCCTTGGCTAATGCTCGTGCCGATAAATTATTGGCGCAAGAAGAGGTCTGGATTCGTAAAGGGGTTGAGGCACGCCGCACTCGAAGCGTTGCCCGAATTGCCCGTTTAGAAAAATTACGGAGTAGCCGTGCCGAACGCAGAGATGCGATGGGGCAGGTGAAGTTGGCTGTTTCTGCTGGAGATCGAAGCGGCAAGATTGTGGCTGATCTTCAAAACGTTAGCAAAACCTATGATCGTCCGATTGTGAAAGACTTCACGGCAACGATTTTGCGCGGTGATAAGGTTGGTTTGCTGGGTCCTAATGGTGCAGGCAAAACAACTTTGCTGAAATTGATTTTGGGAACTATTGCGCCAGACTCTGGTACTGCAACTATGGGTACGCGTATTGAAGTGGCTTACTTTGACCAAATGCGTGAAGGTTTAGATCTGAATGCTTCGCTGGAAGATTACATTAGCCCAGGGAGTGAGTGGATTGAAATCAATGGCAATAAAAAGCACGTTAAGAGTTATCTGAGTGATTTCTTATTTGCTCCCGAGAGAACCAATTCCCCAGTAAGTACTTTGTCGGGCGGTGAGCGCAATCGTTTATTACTAGCACGCCTATTTGCGCGGCCTGCAAACGTCTTGGTCTTGGATGAACCTACTAACGATTTAGATATTGATACTTTAGATTTGCTTGAGCAACTCTTGCAAGACTATAAGGGCACGGTCTTCTTGGTCAGTCATGATCGTTACTTCCTAGATAACGTCGTCACTAGCATTATTGCCAACGAGGGCGATGGCTTCTGGCGTGAGTACGAAGGGGGTTATGAGGATTGGAAAATCCAGAAAGCGCGCTCAGACAAAATTCGTGCTGCCAATGGCAATGCCAACACTAAAACTGTGGATAAGGTTGAGGTCAAAGCAGAGGCAAAGGTAGAAGTTAAGACAGAAGTTAAGCCTGTAGCCAAAAGTGGAGTTCAGAAACTCAATGGCAAAGAGCGCCAAGAACTGGAAGTTTTGCCATTACAGATCGAGACATTGGAAACTGAGCAAGCTGATATTGGTATTGCCATGAGCAATCCCGATCTTTATAAAAATGAACCTGAGTTGGCAGCGAGCATGCAAGCGCGCTTGAGTGAAATCACTGCTGACTTAGATCAAAAGCTGCAACGCTGGGAACAGCTATTGAGTCGTTCAGAGTCTTAG
- a CDS encoding AAA family ATPase → MVCKLTPSAPRLILFAGHAGTGKSTLAKKALPLLIEKTGEDFFFLDKDTVYGRFSAHVMGLTTQNPNDRDSPFYLENLRDWEYQGLIDIARENLLLGINVILVGPFSKEIQSGQMFDAQKLEVPPQTSIQVAWIDLEELEAKKRMEKRADPRDEWKLAHWEQYAKRRTEPPTHLSLHRFDNFVLNEAAFEKLIDDLIQ, encoded by the coding sequence ATGGTCTGTAAATTAACCCCCTCCGCGCCCCGCCTAATCCTCTTTGCAGGACATGCCGGCACCGGAAAGTCGACTTTAGCCAAAAAAGCGTTACCGCTGTTGATCGAGAAAACCGGGGAAGATTTTTTCTTTTTAGATAAAGACACCGTGTATGGCCGCTTCAGCGCCCATGTCATGGGCCTCACTACTCAGAACCCCAATGACCGTGATAGCCCCTTCTACCTTGAGAATCTCCGCGACTGGGAGTACCAAGGATTAATTGATATCGCTAGAGAAAATTTACTCCTGGGCATCAATGTCATTTTGGTTGGGCCATTCTCGAAGGAGATTCAGAGCGGCCAGATGTTTGACGCGCAGAAATTGGAAGTGCCACCACAGACCTCTATTCAGGTTGCCTGGATAGATCTAGAGGAGCTTGAGGCCAAAAAACGGATGGAGAAAAGAGCTGACCCAAGAGATGAATGGAAACTTGCACACTGGGAACAATATGCTAAGCGCAGGACTGAACCGCCAACCCACCTCTCATTGCATAGATTTGATAACTTCGTTTTGAACGAAGCTGCATTTGAAAAGCTAATTGATGACTTGATTCAATAA
- a CDS encoding OmpW family protein, whose amino-acid sequence MRIKTLVAAMAAVASLAPIAAQAQAEENPWMLRVRAVDLLWQNGQSGLVQAANVKAKNQVIPEFDVSYFFTKNIAAELVLTWPQQVNITYGPGNANAGKITALPPSLLAQYHFTDLGAFKPYVGAGINYTIFGNRQNFPALGNQVQVDQSSVGFVGQVGMDYMLDKNWGLNVDVKYATMSTNVTGSGALAGASGKLTLNPWMPAVGVTYKF is encoded by the coding sequence ATGCGTATTAAGACACTCGTAGCAGCAATGGCTGCTGTAGCATCCTTAGCCCCAATCGCGGCTCAAGCTCAAGCTGAAGAAAATCCATGGATGTTGCGTGTCCGTGCGGTCGACTTGCTTTGGCAAAATGGACAGTCTGGTTTGGTTCAAGCCGCAAACGTAAAAGCTAAAAATCAAGTTATTCCTGAGTTTGATGTTTCTTACTTTTTCACAAAAAATATTGCTGCTGAGTTAGTGTTGACATGGCCGCAACAGGTGAATATTACTTATGGCCCAGGTAATGCCAACGCCGGTAAGATTACAGCTTTGCCGCCATCACTTTTAGCTCAATACCACTTTACTGATTTAGGTGCTTTTAAACCTTATGTTGGCGCTGGTATCAATTACACCATCTTTGGAAATCGTCAAAATTTCCCTGCGCTCGGAAATCAGGTCCAAGTTGATCAGTCAAGCGTTGGTTTTGTAGGTCAAGTTGGTATGGATTACATGCTGGATAAAAATTGGGGTTTAAACGTTGATGTGAAATATGCAACTATGAGCACCAATGTAACTGGTAGCGGAGCGCTTGCCGGCGCATCTGGCAAGTTGACATTGAACCCATGGATGCCAGCTGTTGGTGTGACTTACAAGTTCTAA